In Alkalibacter saccharofermentans DSM 14828, the following proteins share a genomic window:
- a CDS encoding tyrosine-protein phosphatase, with protein MIDIHSHMIYGADKGPKTLRDSLEMAKAAHHAGFTSVVCTPGYLEGSKNLNSLEENKIAFRDIRKALDNSNGAPELYLGSEIYYDLNTVEALEEKKALSLGGSKYVLVKIPSKRMHFPNLLNYVFELEIAGYSIILSNPERCDFILENPNHLASLIKRDVLIQMNLFSISGVYGNGVEKTVKTMLDHNMVHIAATDARSVRDYDDASKALKQLERHVGKDLLEELVFTNPKAIISNEILYPQDPLKVKKKGLLSLIKGIG; from the coding sequence ATGATAGATATTCACAGCCATATGATCTATGGCGCTGACAAGGGGCCTAAAACCCTGAGGGATTCATTGGAGATGGCAAAGGCCGCCCATCACGCAGGTTTTACAAGCGTGGTATGCACGCCTGGTTACCTGGAAGGCTCCAAGAACTTAAATAGCCTGGAAGAAAACAAGATCGCATTTAGAGATATAAGAAAAGCCCTTGATAATTCAAATGGGGCTCCTGAGCTTTATCTGGGAAGCGAGATTTATTACGATCTAAACACGGTGGAGGCCTTAGAAGAAAAAAAAGCCCTATCCTTAGGGGGCAGCAAATACGTGCTGGTTAAGATACCTTCTAAGCGGATGCACTTTCCCAATCTGCTGAACTACGTCTTTGAGCTGGAAATTGCCGGATACTCAATAATCTTAAGCAATCCGGAAAGATGCGACTTTATCCTGGAAAACCCAAATCATCTGGCATCTCTTATAAAAAGGGACGTGCTCATACAGATGAACCTGTTTTCTATATCAGGCGTTTACGGCAATGGGGTAGAAAAGACTGTCAAGACAATGCTCGACCACAACATGGTACACATTGCGGCCACAGACGCAAGATCGGTCAGAGATTATGACGATGCATCAAAGGCATTAAAGCAGCTTGAAAGGCATGTGGGTAAGGATCTACTTGAGGAGCTGGTATTTACCAACCCTAAAGCTATAATATCCAACGAGATATTGTACCCCCAAGATCCTTTAAAGGTTAAAAAGAAAGGCCTCTTGTCTCTGATAAAGGGCATCGGTTAA
- a CDS encoding YveK family protein — protein sequence MEENMEMMDQIDLKQLWGMLKSNFLLILNITLVAMIIAALFSFVILDKQYESYTTLLLGRPIDYQGSTSGEITSADINLNRQLVSTYSEIAKSRAVTSQVITNLNLDLSDGALASMISVNTVNDTEIIRMTVRSTDPILSASIANEMAETFSTYVSDLMRIDNINVIDVAQASNIPVAPRSSMNIAIAMVLGLMIGVFVSLLKEYLDTRLKSPDQVTSLSSYPVLAMIPYNPSLDQGGNKK from the coding sequence ATGGAAGAAAACATGGAAATGATGGATCAAATCGACCTTAAACAGCTCTGGGGAATGCTAAAAAGCAATTTTCTGCTTATACTTAATATCACTCTTGTGGCTATGATCATAGCAGCCCTTTTCAGCTTCGTGATACTGGACAAGCAGTATGAAAGCTACACCACCCTGCTGCTGGGAAGGCCCATTGATTATCAGGGATCCACAAGCGGAGAGATTACCTCTGCAGATATAAACCTTAACAGGCAGCTGGTTTCAACATACAGCGAGATAGCAAAAAGCAGAGCGGTGACGTCTCAGGTCATCACGAATTTAAACCTGGATTTAAGCGACGGCGCCCTGGCATCCATGATAAGCGTAAACACCGTAAACGACACGGAGATAATCCGCATGACGGTTAGAAGCACTGACCCCATTTTATCTGCAAGCATCGCAAACGAGATGGCAGAGACCTTCAGTACTTACGTAAGCGACCTTATGCGAATCGACAACATCAACGTTATAGACGTAGCTCAGGCTTCAAATATCCCGGTTGCACCCAGGTCTTCCATGAACATCGCAATCGCCATGGTCCTCGGCCTCATGATCGGCGTATTTGTAAGTTTACTTAAAGAATACCTAGATACCAGGCTTAAGTCCCCGGATCAGGTGACAAGCTTGTCAAGCTATCCTGTTCTTGCGATGATTCCGTACAACCCATCATTGGATCAAGGAGGAAACAAGAAATGA
- a CDS encoding LytR/AlgR family response regulator transcription factor — MKRTKILVVERDLRTSLEIQRNIIDFGWMLAAAVESTEEALEFLNADRADLVLMDMEIPGSINTARLINESHHIPVVFLSGTWDEKTIINAAISTNAYGCVAKPVNDLDLKMSIALAIGKHRAESMPKQDESPKDPALEKLKKIAIWAGDEINLLEPDKMSFIEIRKGMLHFSADGEEYMQRGALNIWEKKLGHMGFYRCHKSFLINVSKIEKIIYNGCNSFSVKLKERSEPIPVSREKINELKKMMQI, encoded by the coding sequence ATGAAAAGGACGAAGATATTGGTGGTAGAGAGGGATTTGCGAACATCCCTTGAAATCCAAAGAAATATAATAGATTTCGGCTGGATGCTGGCAGCTGCTGTTGAAAGCACAGAAGAGGCCCTTGAATTTTTAAATGCGGACAGAGCCGATTTGGTCCTGATGGATATGGAGATTCCAGGAAGCATAAATACAGCCCGGCTGATAAATGAAAGTCACCACATCCCGGTGGTTTTCTTATCAGGAACTTGGGACGAAAAGACAATCATAAATGCAGCCATTTCCACCAATGCCTACGGATGCGTGGCAAAGCCGGTTAACGACCTTGATCTTAAGATGAGCATCGCATTGGCAATAGGAAAGCACAGGGCTGAAAGCATGCCAAAGCAAGATGAAAGCCCAAAAGACCCGGCTTTGGAGAAGCTTAAGAAAATCGCCATTTGGGCAGGTGATGAGATAAACCTTCTTGAGCCTGATAAGATGAGCTTTATAGAGATCAGAAAAGGCATGCTTCATTTTAGTGCGGATGGGGAGGAATACATGCAAAGGGGAGCTCTCAATATATGGGAGAAAAAGCTTGGGCACATGGGTTTTTACAGATGCCATAAGAGCTTTCTAATAAACGTATCCAAAATTGAAAAGATAATCTACAACGGGTGCAACAGCTTTTCAGTCAAGCTAAAAGAAAGGTCCGAGCCTATCCCGGTATCTAGAGAAAAGATAAATGAACTTAAGAAAATGATGCAGATATGA